One part of the Aricia agestis chromosome Z, ilAriAges1.1, whole genome shotgun sequence genome encodes these proteins:
- the LOC121739520 gene encoding serine/arginine-rich splicing factor RSZ22-like, protein MHVLARGAGLAGRGGARGRRGAARDGTHGGATGGECRGREPGQPGRSPAPALGAPRDVPAPPAAARPRPRAPCPPPPALQRPDESYIYDHQPSNCRGCRYVFAPPPIAHVNYRMLPLYDDAFD, encoded by the coding sequence ATGCACGTACTAGCGCGGGGCGCGGGGCTCGCGGGCCGCGGGGGAGCGCGTggacggcgcggcgcggcgcgcgaCGGCACGCATGGCGGGGCTACCGGCGGCGAGTGCCGCGGTCGCGAGCCCGGCCAGCCCGGGCGCTCGCCCGCGCCGGCGCTTGGAGCTCCACGTGACgtccccgcgccgcccgccgccgcccgcccccgcccccgcgcgCCCTGCCCGCCTCCGCCCGCCCTACAGCGCCCGGACGAATCTTACATATACGATCATCAACCGTCAAATTGTCGCGGCTGCCGGTACGTGTTCGCACCTCCGCCGATTGCTCATGTAAATTACCGCATGCTCCCGCTGTACGACGATGCATTCGACtga